From Kangiella sp. TOML190, one genomic window encodes:
- a CDS encoding diguanylate cyclase, with amino-acid sequence MNSKLQILAFLIPIILVFMVLGLIAPKPSSSELNLPLQYYASTEESFAKTPPSLQQFEAITSPIQLKHQGETSYHWFYIDGKAVSSLKDPALAISPFIVTDIEIFKGDDFSQPIASKNRFEFSDSFIHTNQSKVFFLEDHKNAEHFYLKIPEKRTITAKIELWEFHEFLVQDTKTNSFFSAILFGIFLMVVINSFFYITIRDNAYLYYILYHSSMLVLILNVTGFLYHYPSLAWLGKDLSKGLMFLCLTSFFFATFVRQFLNTVFFTPKLDKVISFYQVAYAVAFVLCVLFPTYDLVLLTPINALALSGVAYYALLMFFHWRAKNRQAIFFTLAFSTLLFVIIFRFLYVWDLVPQSFFTQYGVIVAIMFEALVFSIGLADRLVQMRIQRDTANLEKAKTAFVYNLEKDFNRLLSKINSYIHQSDQKDHKQYIIDEFFNEFKDKLGVNSNAVIYKTAADIKTVYDTRHRKGFNYEIVEANLKQIANIAKLGQIKKIRGRNGEFLIVPVTVRDHEWSACLLELGHDFVKSSAVKAFIENYSSELVRSILNAESLSDIKTQAEIDKLTGLYNRHAIEAFIDHELKKNFNPNNPLSIAFIDFDDFKTINDRYGHQAGDRCLQALAETFKQYLPAGCQIGRYGGDEFIVVMPGINQFRALNITNKAKNKLSAIEHEDQIINFSVSIGIASQNNQVTSLKQLLEQSDKALYESKDSGKNTISVA; translated from the coding sequence TTGAATAGTAAGCTACAAATTTTGGCATTTTTAATCCCCATAATTTTAGTCTTTATGGTGCTCGGGTTAATTGCGCCTAAGCCTTCCAGTAGCGAGTTGAACTTACCCTTACAATACTATGCTTCTACTGAAGAAAGCTTTGCTAAGACACCGCCGAGTTTGCAACAGTTTGAAGCCATAACAAGCCCTATTCAACTGAAGCACCAAGGAGAAACTAGCTATCATTGGTTTTATATAGATGGTAAAGCCGTTAGCTCGCTTAAAGATCCAGCTCTGGCCATATCACCCTTTATCGTTACTGATATTGAGATTTTCAAAGGCGATGATTTTTCGCAGCCGATTGCTAGCAAAAATCGCTTTGAGTTCAGCGATAGCTTTATTCATACCAATCAAAGTAAAGTGTTTTTTTTAGAAGACCATAAAAACGCAGAGCATTTTTATCTTAAAATACCCGAAAAAAGAACCATCACTGCAAAGATAGAGCTTTGGGAGTTTCACGAATTTTTAGTTCAAGATACTAAAACCAACAGTTTTTTCTCAGCAATTTTATTTGGCATATTTTTAATGGTGGTCATAAACAGCTTTTTCTACATCACCATCCGCGACAATGCTTACCTCTATTACATTCTTTATCACAGCTCCATGCTTGTTTTAATATTGAATGTGACCGGCTTTCTTTACCATTACCCCAGTTTAGCTTGGCTAGGAAAAGACCTTTCCAAGGGGTTAATGTTTTTATGTTTAACATCTTTTTTCTTCGCTACCTTCGTTCGCCAGTTTTTAAATACCGTTTTCTTTACACCAAAGCTGGATAAGGTCATTAGTTTTTATCAAGTAGCCTATGCCGTTGCTTTTGTACTTTGTGTTTTATTTCCAACATACGATCTGGTTTTATTGACCCCCATCAATGCCTTGGCCTTAAGCGGTGTTGCTTATTATGCCTTGTTAATGTTTTTCCATTGGCGTGCTAAGAATCGGCAAGCAATTTTCTTCACGCTAGCTTTTTCAACCTTGCTATTTGTTATCATTTTCCGCTTTTTATACGTTTGGGATCTGGTACCGCAAAGTTTCTTTACCCAATATGGGGTGATAGTGGCCATTATGTTCGAAGCTCTAGTCTTTTCGATTGGCTTAGCGGATCGTTTGGTGCAAATGCGGATCCAAAGAGATACGGCCAATCTTGAAAAAGCCAAAACCGCTTTTGTCTATAACCTTGAAAAAGACTTTAATCGTCTATTAAGCAAAATTAATAGCTATATTCATCAGTCCGACCAAAAAGATCATAAACAATACATCATTGATGAGTTTTTCAACGAGTTTAAAGACAAGCTAGGCGTTAACTCCAATGCAGTCATTTATAAAACCGCTGCCGATATTAAAACCGTTTATGACACTCGCCATCGAAAAGGCTTTAATTATGAAATTGTCGAGGCGAATTTAAAGCAAATAGCCAATATTGCCAAACTTGGCCAAATCAAAAAAATTCGAGGTCGTAATGGCGAATTCTTGATTGTGCCCGTTACTGTGCGTGATCATGAATGGAGCGCTTGTTTGCTAGAGCTTGGCCACGATTTTGTAAAAAGTAGCGCGGTCAAAGCATTTATTGAAAACTACTCGTCCGAGTTAGTTAGGAGCATTTTAAATGCAGAGTCGTTAAGTGACATTAAAACCCAAGCAGAAATTGATAAGCTAACAGGGCTCTATAATCGGCATGCTATCGAAGCCTTTATCGATCACGAGTTGAAGAAAAACTTCAATCCAAACAACCCGCTTTCGATAGCTTTTATTGATTTTGATGATTTTAAAACCATCAATGATCGCTATGGACATCAAGCTGGCGATCGTTGCCTACAGGCGCTGGCAGAAACCTTTAAACAATATTTACCTGCTGGTTGCCAAATCGGACGCTATGGTGGGGATGAATTTATTGTAGTTATGCCCGGGATTAATCAATTTAGAGCTCTAAACATTACCAATAAAGCGAAGAATAAACTATCTGCTATTGAACACGAAGATCAAATTATTAACTTTTCCGTGAGCATAGGAATCGCCTCTCAGAATAACCAAGTGACCAGCTTAAAACAGTTATTAGAACAATCCGATAAGGCCTTATACGAATCCAAAGATAGCGGTAAAAATACCATTAGCGTGGCGTAA
- the ligA gene encoding NAD-dependent DNA ligase LigA yields the protein MSKQDLLQTRLKALRAEIDEHNYRYYVLDQPQVPDAEYDRLMRELQAIEKDHPEWVSADSPSQRVGAKPDIGFAEVLHQIPMLSLDNAMNEEEFLAFDKRLTERLASAEHSESIGEYICEPKLDGLAVSLRYENGLLVQAATRGDGSKGEDITLNIRTIKSIPLKLRAQTEALPQLLEVRGEVFMPLSVFEKLNQEAKQNEQKAFANPRNAAAGSLRQLDPAITAKRELAFYAYSVGQVSDEFKLASSQYQRLQQLKSFGIPVTNEIAIAKDKQAVLKYYQQIQQKRAQLAFEIDGVVTKVNSIAQQEQLGFVSRAPRWAIAIKFPAQEEMTQLLGVDFQVGRTGALTPVARLAPVFVGGVTVSNATLHNMDEVERLGVMIGDTVIIRRAGDVIPQLVAAIESKRPSDAKLITAPDECPVCQSSVEKAAGEAVLRCTGGLICSAQRTQAIKHFASRKAMDIDGLGDKLVDTFSELKMIEHISDLYQLEAGQIAKLDRMGEKSAQNLIAAIEASKDTSLAKFIYALGIREVGEVTAKNLANHFIELDSLMKASAEELESVEDVGPIVAKHLQLFFANPHNQQEISALLQAGIHWPSVEKKSASELPLKGKTFVITGTLSTMSRSEAKAKLESLGAKVAGSVSKNTDALIAGEKAGSKLKKAQDLGVAVHGEDYLEQLN from the coding sequence ATGAGCAAACAAGATTTATTGCAGACGCGATTAAAAGCGCTGCGTGCGGAAATTGATGAACATAATTATCGCTACTATGTGTTAGATCAACCGCAAGTTCCTGATGCTGAGTACGATCGTTTGATGCGCGAATTGCAAGCGATTGAAAAAGATCATCCTGAGTGGGTTTCTGCTGATTCACCAAGCCAAAGGGTAGGTGCAAAACCCGATATAGGTTTTGCAGAAGTGTTGCACCAAATTCCTATGTTATCACTCGATAATGCAATGAACGAAGAGGAATTTTTAGCCTTTGATAAAAGGCTTACAGAGCGCTTAGCCAGTGCTGAACACTCCGAGTCTATAGGCGAGTACATTTGCGAACCGAAACTTGACGGCTTGGCAGTAAGCCTTAGATATGAGAATGGCTTATTGGTGCAGGCAGCGACACGAGGTGACGGTAGCAAAGGTGAAGACATTACCTTAAATATTCGTACTATTAAGTCGATCCCGTTAAAGCTGCGAGCTCAAACAGAGGCTTTACCGCAGCTACTCGAAGTTCGCGGAGAAGTTTTTATGCCCTTATCGGTGTTTGAGAAACTCAATCAAGAAGCTAAACAAAACGAGCAAAAAGCTTTTGCTAATCCGCGCAATGCGGCGGCGGGCAGTTTGCGTCAACTTGATCCTGCGATTACTGCAAAGCGCGAGTTGGCATTTTATGCCTATTCGGTTGGTCAAGTTTCCGATGAATTTAAACTGGCATCAAGTCAATATCAGCGATTGCAGCAATTGAAATCCTTTGGGATCCCTGTGACCAATGAAATTGCTATTGCCAAAGACAAGCAAGCAGTGCTTAAGTATTACCAGCAAATCCAGCAAAAACGTGCTCAGCTAGCTTTTGAAATCGACGGTGTTGTCACCAAGGTTAATAGCATTGCGCAGCAAGAACAGTTGGGATTTGTATCGCGGGCGCCAAGGTGGGCGATCGCAATTAAATTTCCGGCGCAAGAAGAGATGACCCAACTATTAGGGGTTGATTTTCAAGTGGGCAGAACGGGCGCTTTGACCCCAGTGGCTCGTTTAGCGCCAGTATTTGTGGGCGGGGTAACCGTAAGTAATGCCACCTTACACAACATGGATGAAGTTGAGCGGTTGGGAGTTATGATTGGCGATACGGTTATTATTCGTCGGGCAGGGGACGTAATACCGCAACTGGTAGCGGCGATTGAATCCAAACGTCCTAGTGATGCAAAGCTTATAACTGCGCCAGACGAGTGTCCTGTGTGCCAATCTTCCGTGGAAAAAGCAGCAGGGGAAGCGGTGCTTCGGTGCACTGGCGGTTTGATTTGTAGTGCCCAGCGAACCCAAGCGATAAAACATTTCGCCTCACGTAAAGCCATGGATATCGATGGCTTGGGTGATAAGTTGGTAGATACTTTTTCTGAGTTGAAGATGATTGAGCACATTAGCGATCTTTATCAGCTCGAAGCTGGGCAAATCGCCAAGCTGGATAGAATGGGTGAAAAATCCGCGCAAAACCTTATTGCTGCAATCGAAGCCAGTAAAGATACTAGCTTAGCAAAGTTTATTTATGCGCTGGGTATTCGGGAAGTGGGTGAGGTCACGGCGAAAAATTTGGCTAATCACTTTATTGAGCTAGATTCTTTAATGAAAGCTTCGGCTGAGGAATTGGAATCAGTGGAAGATGTTGGGCCAATAGTTGCTAAACATCTTCAGTTGTTTTTTGCTAACCCACATAACCAACAAGAGATTTCGGCGTTGTTACAAGCAGGGATCCATTGGCCTAGCGTTGAAAAAAAGTCAGCAAGTGAGTTGCCGCTAAAGGGAAAAACTTTTGTTATTACTGGCACCTTGTCCACAATGTCGCGCAGCGAAGCTAAAGCAAAGCTCGAAAGCTTAGGCGCAAAGGTTGCTGGTTCGGTGTCAAAAAATACTGATGCTTTGATTGCGGGTGAAAAGGCCGGCAGTAAATTAAAAAAAGCTCAAGACTTGGGGGTTGCTGTACATGGCGAAGACTATTTAGAGCAACTTAATTAG
- the zipA gene encoding cell division protein ZipA, with product MDYTLTILLIIVGVIIIGFIYFDAKRRQRLRQEKRDQKLFEQSLDAGKDNSGYDIDGIGEVRLVESAQAKVRNEQPQEVAEVATQTAVASTKTNTVKTEAVAATHEHLEPKFGDEEQAVKAVQKSSAEEPPVLDDMLFGFDKEKLNDKENTKQEPKVAKPTQPSLFEEDKEPQLQTEPELIFTLYLVSPTDSPYQGEQLVQTLLEQGMRHGDMDIFHRHSQATGRGPVQFSLASAYEPGSFDLDQLDQLETKGLAVFMALPGPKKPMKAYELMIKTCRAIVEDLGGYIIDSSKAHFSKQIEAHHKEQIQEFERKLLLKQH from the coding sequence ATGGATTATACCCTAACGATTCTATTGATAATTGTTGGCGTAATTATAATTGGTTTTATCTATTTCGATGCGAAGCGGCGACAACGTTTACGCCAAGAAAAGCGCGATCAAAAGCTTTTTGAGCAATCCTTAGATGCTGGCAAAGATAACAGTGGCTATGATATTGATGGGATTGGTGAGGTGCGATTAGTGGAATCCGCTCAAGCCAAGGTTAGAAATGAACAGCCTCAAGAAGTTGCCGAAGTAGCAACACAAACGGCAGTTGCGTCGACAAAAACGAATACAGTGAAAACGGAGGCTGTCGCAGCCACCCATGAACATCTTGAGCCTAAATTTGGCGATGAAGAGCAGGCGGTTAAAGCGGTGCAAAAAAGTTCAGCAGAGGAGCCGCCGGTGCTGGATGATATGTTATTTGGCTTTGATAAAGAAAAACTAAACGACAAAGAAAACACCAAGCAAGAGCCTAAAGTCGCTAAGCCAACCCAGCCTTCACTGTTTGAAGAGGATAAGGAGCCGCAACTTCAGACCGAACCCGAGCTAATTTTCACTTTATATTTAGTATCTCCTACGGATAGTCCTTACCAAGGCGAACAGTTGGTGCAAACACTGCTTGAGCAGGGTATGCGCCATGGTGATATGGATATTTTTCACCGCCATAGTCAGGCCACCGGTCGAGGTCCCGTACAGTTCAGCCTTGCCAGTGCTTATGAACCTGGCAGTTTTGATTTGGATCAGCTCGATCAGCTAGAAACTAAGGGGTTAGCGGTATTTATGGCGTTGCCTGGGCCTAAAAAACCTATGAAAGCCTATGAGTTAATGATCAAAACTTGCCGCGCGATTGTCGAAGACTTAGGCGGTTATATTATTGATTCAAGCAAGGCTCATTTTAGTAAACAAATCGAAGCTCATCACAAAGAGCAAATTCAAGAGTTCGAGCGCAAACTTCTGCTAAAACAGCATTGA